One stretch of Roseimicrobium sp. ORNL1 DNA includes these proteins:
- a CDS encoding IS630 transposase-related protein, whose product MKSFSLDLRKRLVAGRRRGQSAEELARLFGVSKRSVERFWKRHVQEGTVEPKQRGGYRRSRLEGHDEVLHQWITQQPDLSLEEMCERLSKQLDIRIGTTALWHRLEKLGLSYKKNASRRRARAA is encoded by the coding sequence ATGAAGAGCTTCAGTCTGGATCTGCGCAAGCGACTGGTGGCCGGGCGACGCCGGGGACAAAGTGCCGAAGAACTCGCGCGACTCTTTGGCGTTTCCAAACGCAGTGTAGAACGCTTCTGGAAGCGTCATGTGCAAGAGGGCACTGTGGAACCCAAGCAGCGAGGTGGATACCGGCGCTCGCGTCTCGAGGGGCATGATGAGGTGCTGCATCAATGGATCACCCAACAACCTGATCTGAGTCTGGAGGAGATGTGTGAGCGTTTGAGCAAGCAGTTGGACATCCGCATTGGCACCACTGCCCTGTGGCATCGGCTTGAGAAGCTGGGCTTGAGCTATAAAAAAAACGCTTCACGCCGCCGAGCAAGAGCGGCCTGA
- a CDS encoding IS630 family transposase, whose product MQVARQLWREQQPQWDGHQLVFLDETGLNTKMSRLYGRSTRGQRCRCAVPFGHWHTATLVVALRHDRLCAPCVLDGPMNGPAFLAYIEQFLAPQLAAGDMVICDNLASHKVSGVAQAIEARGARLIYLPAYSPDLNPIEMAFAKLKAHLRRAAQRTFEGLETAVAQALDTFSPEHCANFFRHANYATN is encoded by the coding sequence TTGCAAGTCGCACGCCAGCTCTGGCGTGAGCAGCAGCCCCAATGGGACGGCCATCAACTGGTCTTCTTGGATGAGACAGGACTCAACACCAAAATGAGTCGGCTGTATGGGCGTTCTACTCGTGGACAACGCTGCCGCTGTGCGGTGCCCTTCGGCCACTGGCATACGGCGACATTGGTAGTGGCGCTGCGGCATGACCGCCTCTGTGCTCCTTGTGTTCTGGATGGTCCCATGAATGGACCTGCTTTTCTGGCCTACATCGAGCAGTTCCTGGCTCCGCAACTGGCCGCTGGCGACATGGTGATCTGCGATAACCTGGCCAGCCACAAAGTCAGTGGAGTGGCGCAGGCCATCGAAGCACGAGGAGCGCGCTTGATTTATCTGCCGGCGTACAGCCCTGACCTCAATCCCATTGAGATGGCCTTTGCCAAGCTCAAAGCCCACCTGCGCCGCGCAGCCCAACGCACTTTTGAAGGCCTGGAAACAGCCGTCGCACAAGCCCTGGACACTTTCTCACCAGAGCACTGCGCCAATTTTTTTCGTCATGCCAACTATGCGACAAATTAA
- a CDS encoding AraC family transcriptional regulator — protein sequence MNTPERTTAAAFPRYSTGEVIADSAALHWPGLYARRYRHQRVVDRFLVPATPEPLISCALSGSAEFRERELGENWVTRHIGKGHIFITRAKAPYEVRFKSPAGEELEVIQVHVAVEPFLTALEAAHPGKTTEVEVVDFSGHDEALFHLCFACAEMLAAKTPGNSRHISDLTNLLASYLVEKYTNAAPEKTDFRGGLPIRQLRKIEGYIGEHLAEEISVETLASLTGLSVFHFSREFKHATGMTPLQFVTRERITRAEMLLRETSLSIIDIGMETGYTNPSYFSKVFARVAGVTPSVFRNSL from the coding sequence GTGAACACGCCGGAAAGAACCACTGCCGCTGCTTTCCCTCGCTATTCCACAGGCGAAGTCATCGCCGATAGTGCTGCACTCCACTGGCCCGGACTCTATGCACGGCGCTACCGGCACCAACGCGTAGTCGACCGCTTCCTCGTGCCCGCCACTCCCGAGCCATTGATTTCCTGTGCCCTGTCTGGCTCGGCGGAATTCCGTGAGCGCGAACTCGGCGAAAACTGGGTCACTCGGCACATCGGCAAGGGACACATTTTCATCACGCGTGCGAAGGCACCCTATGAGGTCCGCTTCAAATCTCCCGCCGGAGAAGAGTTGGAGGTGATCCAAGTGCACGTCGCCGTGGAACCTTTTCTCACCGCGCTGGAAGCTGCCCATCCCGGCAAAACCACCGAAGTAGAAGTCGTCGACTTTTCCGGCCATGACGAGGCACTTTTCCATCTGTGCTTTGCGTGCGCGGAAATGCTCGCCGCAAAAACACCGGGAAACTCTAGGCACATCAGTGATCTCACAAACCTGCTCGCCTCCTACCTGGTCGAGAAATACACCAATGCGGCACCGGAGAAAACGGACTTCCGCGGGGGACTGCCCATCAGACAACTGCGCAAGATTGAAGGCTATATCGGCGAACACCTCGCTGAAGAAATCTCCGTCGAGACACTGGCCAGCCTCACCGGTCTCAGTGTGTTTCACTTCTCACGCGAATTTAAACACGCTACCGGGATGACGCCCTTGCAGTTCGTGACGCGAGAGCGCATCACCCGCGCGGAAATGCTTCTCCGCGAGACATCGCTAAGCATCATCGATATTGGAATGGAGACCGGCTATACGAATCCAAGCTATTTCAGCAAGGTGTTCGCACGTGTCGCAGGCGTGACACCCAGCGTCTTCCGAAATTCGCTCTGA
- a CDS encoding glucose 1-dehydrogenase encodes MNISFQNKVALVTGAGSGMGLATARAFAEAGASVALADLDEGAVRSAAAALRASGHDAISVRCNVADESEVAAMIEQTVSKFGRLDAAFNNAGIQSPALETADVNNDEFDRVHAVNLRGVWNCMKHELLHMRAQGSGAIVNNSSIGGLIGLPGRAAYHSTKHGVLGLTKSAALEYASRGICINAICPGTIDTPMVKEMLAKEPDAMKEILRSQPIGRLGRVEEIASAVLWLCSPGAGFVIGHALVIDGGYTAQ; translated from the coding sequence ATGAACATATCCTTTCAAAACAAAGTTGCGCTCGTCACAGGTGCGGGCTCAGGAATGGGGCTGGCAACCGCAAGGGCATTTGCAGAAGCAGGCGCATCCGTTGCGCTTGCGGACCTGGATGAGGGTGCGGTGCGCTCCGCGGCAGCAGCGCTTCGCGCTTCCGGTCATGATGCCATCAGCGTCCGCTGCAACGTCGCCGATGAATCCGAGGTGGCAGCGATGATTGAGCAAACGGTGTCCAAGTTTGGGCGCCTTGATGCCGCTTTCAACAACGCCGGCATCCAGTCACCGGCCCTCGAAACAGCCGACGTTAACAACGATGAGTTCGACCGCGTGCATGCGGTCAACTTGCGCGGCGTGTGGAACTGCATGAAGCATGAACTGCTCCATATGCGCGCACAGGGCAGTGGCGCGATTGTCAACAATTCCTCCATCGGTGGTCTCATCGGACTTCCGGGTCGCGCGGCCTATCATTCTACCAAACACGGTGTGTTGGGCCTCACCAAGAGCGCCGCCCTGGAGTACGCCTCCCGTGGCATATGCATCAACGCGATCTGTCCCGGGACCATTGATACGCCCATGGTGAAGGAGATGCTCGCCAAGGAGCCGGATGCCATGAAGGAAATCCTGAGGAGCCAGCCGATTGGGCGCTTGGGTCGGGTGGAGGAAATCGCCTCCGCAGTTCTCTGGCTTTGCAGCCCTGGCGCGGGTTTCGTGATTGGCCATGCGCTGGTGATTGATGGCGGATACACCGCACAGTGA
- a CDS encoding cyclophilin-like fold protein — translation MKGHILLTSMLAMTLVHPAAGADKKPPTDGKPMKIALKVNDRSFEATLLNNQTARNFASLLPLTLTMNDLFSREKFAHLPRAISTGGERTFTYSVGDIAYWSPGGDVALFYRHDGQEIPKPGLILIGRMDVSADAFKGPGSVQVRIEAVNK, via the coding sequence ATGAAAGGACATATCCTGCTGACCAGCATGCTGGCGATGACACTCGTTCACCCTGCCGCTGGAGCTGACAAAAAGCCCCCAACTGATGGAAAGCCCATGAAGATTGCCCTCAAGGTGAATGACAGGTCATTCGAAGCCACGCTGCTCAACAACCAGACCGCACGCAACTTCGCATCTCTGCTTCCGCTGACGCTCACGATGAATGACCTCTTCAGCAGGGAAAAATTCGCACACCTGCCACGCGCCATTTCCACCGGGGGAGAACGCACCTTCACCTACAGCGTCGGCGATATCGCCTACTGGTCACCCGGTGGGGACGTAGCTTTGTTCTATCGGCACGACGGTCAGGAGATTCCCAAGCCTGGATTGATTCTCATTGGGAGAATGGATGTGAGCGCGGATGCCTTTAAAGGCCCGGGCTCGGTGCAAGTGCGGATTGAGGCGGTGAACAAGTAG
- a CDS encoding NAD(P)-dependent alcohol dehydrogenase produces MNHTTKTRRRFIQMSTALGGGALLTGVPQLFSQQMKQKNVLSKGYAGKDTSGLLTSWSFERRPVGDDDVLIDIKYCGICHSDIHQIKGDWGPQKYPQVPGHEIAGVVAAVGENVTRFKVGDQAGVGCMVDSCGTCESCKHGEEQHCDKESTVFTYGYPEATSPTGISQGGYATNIVVKERFAIKIPNSIRLQDAAPLLCAGITTYSPLMKSSIKRGDKVGVAGIGGLGHLAVKLAVAKGADVYAFTTSPDKVKDILSFGAKEAIVVTDTSVLKPHYKSLDYMVSTIPVNFDVAAYASLVKPYGNFIQVGMPAKGEVTINNFAFNRNRVRYSTSLIGGIPQTQEVLDFCAEQKLYPQIQIISSAEINGAWTKVLNKEARYRYVIDTSTI; encoded by the coding sequence ATGAACCACACAACAAAAACAAGAAGGAGATTCATCCAGATGTCCACCGCCCTCGGTGGTGGAGCACTGCTCACCGGAGTTCCGCAACTTTTTTCACAACAGATGAAACAGAAGAACGTGTTATCAAAAGGTTATGCCGGCAAGGATACATCAGGACTGCTGACCTCATGGTCCTTCGAGCGAAGACCTGTCGGCGATGATGATGTCCTGATTGACATCAAGTATTGCGGCATCTGCCACTCCGATATTCACCAGATCAAAGGGGACTGGGGTCCGCAAAAGTATCCTCAGGTACCTGGACACGAGATCGCTGGAGTCGTCGCAGCCGTGGGCGAGAATGTCACCCGATTCAAAGTTGGAGACCAGGCGGGCGTTGGCTGCATGGTGGACAGTTGCGGCACCTGCGAAAGCTGCAAGCACGGTGAAGAGCAGCATTGCGACAAGGAGAGCACCGTCTTCACCTACGGTTATCCGGAAGCGACGTCTCCCACGGGCATCAGCCAGGGTGGCTATGCCACCAACATCGTGGTGAAGGAACGCTTCGCAATAAAGATACCGAACAGCATCCGCCTGCAGGACGCTGCTCCTCTCCTCTGCGCTGGAATCACCACCTATTCACCGCTGATGAAGTCCTCCATCAAAAGGGGCGACAAGGTCGGTGTCGCTGGCATCGGCGGCCTCGGGCATCTCGCCGTCAAGCTGGCAGTCGCCAAAGGCGCAGATGTTTATGCATTCACCACTTCGCCCGATAAGGTGAAGGACATCCTGTCCTTCGGAGCCAAGGAAGCGATCGTAGTAACGGATACCAGCGTACTCAAACCGCACTACAAGTCCCTGGACTACATGGTTTCCACCATTCCGGTGAACTTCGACGTGGCTGCTTACGCCTCGCTGGTGAAACCCTACGGCAATTTCATTCAGGTGGGCATGCCAGCGAAGGGAGAGGTGACGATCAATAACTTCGCCTTCAACAGGAACCGGGTGCGCTACAGCACCTCGCTTATCGGCGGCATTCCGCAGACACAGGAGGTGCTCGACTTCTGTGCGGAGCAGAAACTGTATCCGCAGATTCAAATCATCTCGTCTGCAGAAATCAACGGCGCCTGGACCAAGGTGCTCAACAAAGAGGCCCGGTACCGGTACGTCATCGATACCTCGACGATCTGA
- a CDS encoding cupin domain-containing protein, which yields MNIKRIGSQPSAKGPSDWFTGTVRIDPLFQAPAPARAAGASVTFEPGARTAWHTHPLGQTLIVTAGCGRAQCEGGPIAEIRPGDVVWFPPGVKHWHGATPTTAMTHIAIQEALDGKVVDWMEQVSDAQYEK from the coding sequence ATGAATATTAAACGAATTGGCTCACAACCCTCCGCCAAAGGTCCCTCGGACTGGTTTACCGGTACCGTGCGCATTGACCCTCTGTTCCAAGCACCCGCCCCCGCTCGCGCTGCCGGTGCCAGTGTCACCTTCGAGCCGGGAGCCCGCACCGCCTGGCACACCCATCCACTGGGACAAACGCTCATTGTCACCGCAGGCTGTGGCCGCGCACAATGCGAAGGTGGCCCCATTGCGGAAATCCGCCCCGGTGATGTGGTGTGGTTCCCGCCCGGAGTGAAGCACTGGCACGGGGCTACACCCACCACCGCCATGACCCACATCGCGATTCAGGAAGCGCTCGATGGTAAGGTGGTCGACTGGATGGAACAGGTGAGCGACGCTCAATACGAAAAATAG
- a CDS encoding TetR/AcrR family transcriptional regulator: MGRTSDAKERLLEAALDLIWERSYGVVTIDNICEAAKVKKGSFYYFFSSKAELAVATLNNHWANYGRAKWDEMFSPSLPPLVRIRTFMQSVHDSQEEIRAEYGRVLGCPCFCLGTELAHDDEALRSVAQDILAKQLRYFESAIRDAQAEGVVNPGDASMKARCLFALFEGSLAQARIQDDLEILRTLPDTAMDLLGVAPANIPACLPKVSCAAAAATSPASAPAGSPVSAPDIAATPSLATA, encoded by the coding sequence ATGGGCAGAACCAGCGATGCCAAAGAACGCCTCCTCGAGGCGGCGCTGGATCTTATCTGGGAGCGCAGTTACGGGGTCGTGACCATCGACAACATCTGCGAGGCGGCCAAGGTGAAGAAGGGGAGCTTTTATTACTTCTTCAGTTCCAAGGCCGAACTGGCCGTGGCCACCCTGAACAACCACTGGGCGAACTATGGCCGGGCGAAGTGGGACGAAATGTTCTCCCCCAGCCTGCCGCCGCTGGTGCGCATCCGCACCTTCATGCAGTCCGTGCATGACAGCCAGGAGGAGATTCGCGCTGAGTACGGCCGCGTGCTCGGGTGCCCGTGCTTTTGCCTTGGGACTGAGCTGGCTCACGACGATGAAGCCTTGCGTAGTGTGGCCCAGGACATCCTTGCCAAGCAGCTCCGCTACTTCGAGTCAGCCATCCGCGATGCCCAGGCAGAAGGCGTGGTGAACCCCGGCGATGCCAGCATGAAGGCGCGCTGCCTCTTCGCCCTGTTCGAGGGGTCCCTCGCGCAGGCCCGCATCCAGGATGACCTGGAGATTCTCCGCACGCTGCCGGATACCGCCATGGACTTGCTGGGCGTAGCCCCGGCGAACATCCCCGCCTGCCTTCCCAAGGTCTCCTGCGCGGCGGCGGCTGCAACTTCCCCGGCATCCGCCCCCGCGGGGTCGCCCGTATCTGCCCCTGATATTGCGGCAACTCCCTCCCTGGCGACGGCCTAG